CTTGGCACCTAGGAACAGCCTTTGAATACAGAGGAGGGAATATTTGGTAACTTCAGCATTCTCATGATTCATCAGTTTCATCACTCTTTCCTTCGCCTTCAAGTCTGTCACTATAACTCTCCCAGCAGGATGGTGCTGAATGAACTGGGAAAGATCAAAACAAGCGACTGCTAGAGCCCTTGGATCACTCGACGAATCCAGAATGGTGATAAGGACCCTCAATAGCTGcatcacaaacaaaatttacGTATTACTTTGGCTTTCGTGACTCGATATCTGTCATATATTGTATGGATCTATGAAGGATAGCAACATAATAAGCATAGCTGGGGAAAAAACCTTGAAGTCGTTCTCTTCGAAGCTTGTGATATTTTCGCGCCAGAAATTTACATCTTTGTGCATAGGAGACCAGTCAAGATGGCCTAGAAGGACTTCTTGCTTATACTTGTCAAAAGAACTTAGTTTCTTGATGTTATCTTTCAGCCCTTCTTCTAGTTGATTCAAAGCATCCAAAAGGTCCTATTGCATATTCGCAATCACATTTGTAAATACACtataaagaaggaaaaatagaGAGAGGAGGCTTGAGCAAGAATCGGCAGTGAACCGTGAACCATGAACCGTGAACCGTGAACCGTGTATCGGTAAGAAACTGTTTTGAAGCTATTTttgcaaattttttattttacaatagGGGAAGCGGGGAAGCGGGGTCCGTGACAATGAAAGAGACTATGGAAAGGTAAAATGTTCTCTGTAAAAACCCAGTAAAGTTCAATCACAAACCTATCTTCAGTTCCTCCAATACCCTCTTTTTAGAAAGATCAAAATAGAGGACATGATAGGGAAGTCTTATCTAGAAAAGTGTTGAGGTCATAGAACAAACGTTTAGTAAACAAGATCTAACGGTCGGGAAAATATGAACCGGAAATATCAGGAACAATGAGTGATGTCATCCATTACACGCTCAGAAGAACGTACAAGGGGTAGACGAAAGTTAACTTATATTTGATACAGAAAGGGGGAAATGGAAGCAGAAGAGGTGAAATTGTAATGGcctaggcccaccgctagtagatattggtctctttgggctttccctttcgggctacctttcaaggtttttaaaatgtgtatgctagggagagttttccacacccttataaagggtgtttcgttctccaccccaaccgatgtgggatctcaaagaATAATACTTCAGCCATCAAAGATTTGGATAAAACACAGGTGACATTGAATCAACCATAAAAAAAGCAAACAGATCAAGGACGGTTTCTTTGATGTCAATCAATGGTGTTGGTGCATTGgctattataaagaaaatgaaaaatcttcAACTTTTCGTACCTCATCACTCCATGCTTGGGATTTCAAACTTTGAACAACTTGTGGTAGTCCGAGACCCACCATTTGAGCTCCAAATGTCCCCTTGTGAAGTAAGTTCTTTAAGGTCAAAATAACGACTCGGACAACCTAGTAGAAATATCACAAACAAATTATGTAAACATTGATGTTAGAAGTTGAACATGGTAAACTAGTCGACATAGTGTACGTCGCTAATCTACTCGAAGATATGAAAGTATAAACGCAGGGTGTAACACTGCAAAGAATGTACAGGGCAGAATGAATACAAGTCAGTTatagaaaactaaaatataaagaacAGGGCAACGTGTAGCTTAATTAGATTGACACATGTACTAAACGATGGCTTCACCTTCTCTTTTGTGGAACTCTTGACGACATCGATAAGTCTTGGAAGGGTTCTGGAAGTGGCCAAGAATTCAATAGCCGGCTCATAATATGATAAAAgccaaacacaaaaacatgttttatatAGAATCTGTCAGAAAAAGAACAATTAGTTTCAATGTTAAAAGCTTAATAATAGCagatttcaaattaaatggagtAATTGAACACTGGAGACAGCTTAAAAAATGTGAACCGAGCGTTACATGATAAATATGATAAGAAATCCCAAGTAAACATGCAACTAATATGAAGATGAGTGCCATTGTCAAGAAGTGAACGACGACGATTACCTGAATAGATTGTTGAGTCGACGCAGGAGAAATCAAAGGGATGAGCAGCTTCACTCCATCTGCTTGGACAAAGGAGGATTTGACTTTTGGTTCCTTCAGCAGAGTTGCAAGGCAATTGATAGAAGTCTGTACAGCACGACTGGGATGTGAAGGATTCTTCAGCTATACAACATTTTAAGACCACTATGTCAGCATCAATGAAACTAGAGCGGATGTGGATGACCAGCAGCTGGTCTTATTCATTATGTTTCGAAGTTCAAACGAAAGAAGCACGTACAATATGTTggtttatatttatgtttacataacatatttctTTTATGGATTTTGCTGACTAAATCTCGTGTTCATACCAATTAATCACAAGTGTTAACacggaatttttttttgagatcTTCCAAGGTAAAAACCACAAAACAATATCAACCGACATCATTTCCAGAATAAG
This sequence is a window from Cucurbita pepo subsp. pepo cultivar mu-cu-16 chromosome LG19, ASM280686v2, whole genome shotgun sequence. Protein-coding genes within it:
- the LOC111781545 gene encoding V-type proton ATPase subunit H-like, whose amino-acid sequence is MAIDQAELSTEQVLTRDIPWETYMTTKLINGTSLQLLRRYDNRPESYRAQLLDDDGPAYVRVFVSILRDIFKEETVEYVLALIDEMLTANPKRARLFHDDSLSSEDTYEPFLRLLWKGNWFIQEKSCNILALIVSARKKTHDGSYANGDASNSKRKITTIDDVLDGLVKWLCAQLKNPSHPSRAVQTSINCLATLLKEPKVKSSFVQADGVKLLIPLISPASTQQSIQILYKTCFCVWLLSYYEPAIEFLATSRTLPRLIDVVKSSTKEKVVRVVILTLKNLLHKGTFGAQMVGLGLPQVVQSLKSQAWSDEDLLDALNQLEEGLKDNIKKLSSFDKYKQEVLLGHLDWSPMHKDVNFWRENITSFEENDFKLLRVLITILDSSSDPRALAVACFDLSQFIQHHPAGRVIVTDLKAKERVMKLMNHENAEVTKYSLLCIQRLFLGAKYASFLQA